One stretch of Oncorhynchus clarkii lewisi isolate Uvic-CL-2024 chromosome 1, UVic_Ocla_1.0, whole genome shotgun sequence DNA includes these proteins:
- the LOC139414554 gene encoding PI-PLC X domain-containing protein 1, which translates to MSSEVVSEVQVSLKELPMDSWMDHLPCALWDVPLRNLAIPGSHNAITYCLDRSDRSPVDLTQPDLLQKLDKYMKPLIRPFVYKWAVTQEATVKEQLDCGVRYLDLRIAHRPNDTSTDLYFYHGVYTTLTVETVLQEIRSWLDVHSREVVLLSFSHFLGLNQDLHTGLISTIRTIFTARLCPTTEVVTLRNLWSLGYQVIVSYEHSMVSLYSDLWPHIPYWWANKCKAEALIEEFEHRKQHGRPGGFFVTGINLTEDLKYICSHPTESLKDLVMSTYPALLSWVRGQSPGSDSRSLNIIAGDFVSESHFVPTVIALNQHLVHCTGPCDVSRGN; encoded by the exons ATGTCCTCAGAGGTGGTGTCTGAAGTGCAGGTGTCTCTGAAGGAACTTCCCATGGACAGCTGGATGGATCACCTGCCCTGTGCTCTATGGGACGTTCCCCTGAGGAACCTAGCTATACCAG GAAGCCATAATGCCATAACCTACTGTCTGGATAGGAGTGACCGCTCCCCTGTCGACCTGACCCAACCTGATTTGCTGCAGAAGCTAGACAAATACATGAAGCCCCTGATACGACCGTTTGTTTATAAATGGGCAGTTACACAG GAGGCGACAGTGAAGGAGCAGCTAGACTGTGGGGTCAGATATCTTGACCTGAGGATCGCACATCGACCCAACGACACCTCTACTGACCTGTACTTCTACCATGGAGTATACACTACACTCACTGTAGAG ACCGTTCTTCAGGAGATCAGATCCTGGCTAGATGTCCATTCTAGAGAGGTGGTTCTGCTGTCCTTCAGTCACTTCCTGGGTCTGAACCAGGACCTCCACACTGGACTTATATCCACCATCAGAACCATCTTCACCGCCAGGCTCTGTCCAACTACG GAAGTGGTGACGCTGAGGAACCTGTGGTCGTTGGGTTACCAGGTGATTGTCTCCTATGAGCACAGCATGGTCAGCCTCTATAGCGACCTTTGGCCTCACATCCCCTACTGGTGGGCCAACAAGTGTAAAGCTGAGGCTCTGATCGAGGAGTTCGAACACAGGAAACAACATGGCCGCCCAG GAGGGTTCTTTGTGACGGGCATCAACCTGACAGAGGATCTGAAGTACATCTGTTCTCACCCCACTGAGTCTCTGAAGGACCTGGTGATGTCCACCTACCCTGCCCTGCTCTCCTGGGTCAGGGGCCAGAGCCCCGGCTCCGACTCCCGCTCCCTCAACATCATAGCTGGGGACTTTGTCTCAGAGAGCCACTTCGTACCCACCGTCATCGCACTGAATCAACATTTAGTCCACTGCACTGGTCCTTGTGATGTTAGCAGAGGAAACTGA